The following coding sequences lie in one Micropterus dolomieu isolate WLL.071019.BEF.003 ecotype Adirondacks linkage group LG15, ASM2129224v1, whole genome shotgun sequence genomic window:
- the myoz1a gene encoding myozenin-1a — MPLGTPAHLNKRKRLTKIITDLSHITQDEYESEPEASEFDLGTKIRTPKDIMLEELSLQNNRGSKMFKMRQKRVERFIYENNPDIFSSESMDNLQKFVPSLGGQVGGDMINVGGHFVSKQLHFGGILPGGGAPVPPPKPGSKGARAGGAGGAGGAGGAGELVGGDHGKGGEGASEWSPLKGGGSDDATKIHVKTYISPWEKAMKGDANLVATLKTAMPGPTEKKDIRKYKSFNRTAMPFGGFEKANQFMKFQLPEAEAIKEEPEPAVVYQHDIGCRPSFNRTPIGWVGSSEPSSIHMEMDAVPFDGETDEL; from the exons ATGCCTCTAGGAACACCTGCCCACCTAAACAAGCGGAAAAGGCTCACCAAGATCATAACAGACCTATCACATATCACTCAGGATG AATATGAGTCAGAGCCAGAGGCATCTGAGTTCGACCTGGGAACAAAAATCAGGACTCCCAAAGACATCATGCTGGAGGAGCTTTCCCTGCAGAACAACCGTGGCTCCAAGATGTTCAAGATGAGGCAGAAGAGAGTGGAGAGGTTCATCTACGAGAACAATCCTGACATCTTCAGCAGTGAGTCTATG GACAACCTCCAGAAGTTTGTTCCCTCTCTGGGAGGTCAAGTGGGAGGAGACATGATAAATGTTGGTGGGCAttttgttagcaaacagctgcATTTTGGAGGGATACTTCCCGGAGGAGGGGCCCCTGTGCCTCCTCCAAAGCCTGGAAGCAAAGGAGcaagagcaggaggagcaggaggagcaggaggtgcAGGAGGTGCAGGAGAACTGGTTGGGGGTGACCATGGGAAAGGTGGCGAAGGAGCTAGTGAGTGGTCTCCACTAAAGG GAGGTGGAAGTGATGACGCAACTAAGATTCATGTGAAGACATACATTTCGCCATGGGAGAAGGCCATGAAAGGTGATGCAAATCTGGTAGCAACTCTGAAAACTGCAATGCCTGGTCCCACTGAGAAAAAGGACATCCGCAAGTACAAAAGCTTCAACAG GACTGCCATGCCCTTTGGAGGCTTTGAGAAGGCCAACCAGTTCATGAAATTCCAGCTGCCAGAAGCTGAGGCAATCAAAGAGGAGCCTGAACCTGCAGTGGTGTACCAGCATGACATCGGCTGCCGGCCTTCCTTCAACCGCACTCCCATTGGCTGGGTGGGCAGCAGTGAACCCAGCAGCATTCATATGGAGATGGATGCTGTGCCCTTCGATGGAGAGACAGACGAGCTGTGA
- the hhat gene encoding protein-cysteine N-palmitoyltransferase HHAT, whose product MKSKSKAQLAPLPWTEILVYWVLSFGSHLYSFYQLHRFSKEHEAGLQREFQLEKGLLKGFQRDPSDFEWSFWTEWAKKSLLWTLFGHGVISRLTSIFYPKFRVPALTIYGLLAASCVLGIKGVSVLLVHLGLCFSVAQLRKPAVSWACNLLLLSTLNFQPLQEIQRGWYKTEEEYYLLLFSVAVCGLRFISFSLEHCWCPLDRGGVVQLSWLLSYTFYHPFFYNGPIITYKDYIEQMQRPAEGDRDESAFSYLALRSVRIILWWCIAEYMIHVMYMHSIQSNETYLEILPPWALGGLALALVQFFYVKYLILFGLPSMLATLDKLVPPKLPCCVSIMYSFTGMWRHFDEGLYRWLIRYIYVPLGGSRYGHLYKILSTGLAFGFVCLWHGGHDYLQYWALMNWAGVLVETGMKSLFASSFINSIVEQNFSAAMERRCIALLSAFSTAMLILSNLVFLGGIHVGRIYWKRVFIQGWSTLAPPMLAFLYCFAQIGLEWTSHPTESP is encoded by the exons ATGAAATCTAAATCAAAGGCCCAGTTGGCACCCCTGCCATGGACAGAGATCCTTGTGTATTGGGTGCTGTCCTTTGGCTCTCATCTGTACTCTTTCTACCAACTCCACAGGTTCTCCAAAG AGCATGAAGCAGGATTACAGAGAGAATTCCAGTTGGAAAAAGGCCTTCTTAAGGGGTTTCAAAGG GACCCATCAGACTTTGAGTGGAGTTTCTGGACTGAATGGGCTAAGAAGTCTTTGCTGTGGACTCTTTTTGGTCATGGTGTCATATCGAGATTGACCAGCATCTTTTACCCCAAG TTTAGGGTGCCAGCGCTTACGATATATGGCCTCTTAGCAGCCAGCTGTGTGTTGGGGATTAAAGGTGTTAGTGTGCTGCTGGTACATCTGGGCCTGTGCTTTTCAGTGGCCCAACTACGAAAGCCTGCTGTGTCGTGGGCCTGtaacctgctgctgctctccacACTTAACTTCCAACCACTTCAAGAGATCCAG AGAGGCTGGTATAAGACCGAGGAGGAGTACTATCTGCTACTCTTCAGTGTTGCTGTCTGTGGGCTACGCTTCATCAGCTTCAGCCTCGAGCATTGCTGGTGCCCTCTAGACCGTGGTGGCGTTGTGCAGCTCTCTTGGTTATTGTCATACACCTTCTATCATCCTTTTTTTTACAATGGGCCCATTATCACGTACAAAGACTACATTGAGCAG ATGCAGAGGCCTGCTGAGGGTGACAGGGATGAGTCTGCTTTTAGTTACTTGGCGCTCAGATCAGTACGGATCATTCTGTGGTGGTGCATTGCAGAATACATGATCCATGTTATGTACATGCACTCCATCCAGTCTAATGAGACTTACCTAGAAATCCTTCCACCTTGGGCCTTGG GCGGTCTGGCCCTGGCCCTCGTCCAGTTCTTCTATGTGAAGTATCTGATACTGTTTGGCCTTCCATCCATGCTGGCTACTTTGGATAAACTAGTTCCCCCAAAGCTTCCTTGTTGTGTCAGCATCATGTACAGTTTTACAGGGATGTGGAG GCACTTTGACGAGGGCCTGTATCGATGGCTCATCAG ATATATCTATGTGCCGTTGGGAGGTTCACGGTATGGTCATCTTTACAAAATCTTATCCACTGGCCTTGCATTTGGATTCGTCTGCCTCTGGCACGGTGGCCATGATTACTTACAGTACTGGGCCCTAATGAATTGGGCCGGAGTTCTGGTGGAAACTGGAATGAAGTCTCTGTTTGCCTCATCCTTTATTAACTCCATTGTT GAGCAGAATTTCTCTGCGGCAATGGAAAGGCGTTGCATTGCCCTTCTCTCTGCCTTCTCCACTGCCATGCTCATCCTCTCTAATCTGGTGTTCCTAGGGGGTATACATGTTGGCCGAATCTACTGGAAACGTGTCTTCATTCAAG GCTGGTCAACCCTGGCCCCACCTATGCTGGCTTTCCTCTACTGCTTTGCTCAGATTGGACTTGAGTGGACTTCCCACCCAACTGAGTCACCTTGA